A region of Thermobifida halotolerans DNA encodes the following proteins:
- a CDS encoding DUF721 domain-containing protein yields MNSEHRPRRPDSPQPVDGDPSPSGPSGIERARQALAKARAEARARGAAAPQTHSRRPRRGSTRRRGEPQLFGDAVRSWLIEHGWQEQVAVGGVFGRWSQIVGESLAEHVRPQTYADGELVVAVDSAAWATQVRAMSPQLVRRLNEELGHGTVRVIRVATPGSRRGNRGQWRVR; encoded by the coding sequence GTGAACAGTGAGCACCGGCCGCGGCGGCCCGACTCCCCACAGCCTGTGGACGGAGATCCGTCCCCCAGCGGTCCCAGCGGTATCGAGCGGGCCCGTCAGGCCCTGGCCAAGGCCCGCGCCGAGGCCAGGGCCCGCGGCGCCGCCGCACCGCAGACACACTCCCGCAGACCCCGGCGCGGTTCCACGAGACGGCGCGGCGAACCGCAGTTGTTCGGCGACGCCGTGCGCTCCTGGCTGATCGAGCACGGCTGGCAGGAGCAGGTGGCCGTCGGCGGTGTCTTCGGACGCTGGTCCCAGATCGTCGGTGAGAGCCTGGCCGAACACGTGCGGCCCCAGACCTACGCCGACGGTGAACTGGTGGTGGCGGTCGACTCCGCGGCCTGGGCGACCCAGGTGCGCGCCATGTCCCCCCAGTTGGTGCGGCGACTCAACGAGGAACTCGGGCACGGAACCGTACGCGTCATCAGGGTCGCCACCCCGGGAAGCCGACGCGGAAACCGAGGTCAGTGGCGGGTGCGCTGA